A section of the Parasteatoda tepidariorum isolate YZ-2023 chromosome 6, CAS_Ptep_4.0, whole genome shotgun sequence genome encodes:
- the LOC107449072 gene encoding uncharacterized protein — protein sequence MSNNHTYSIKQVQTLKYLGILLDQALTWIPHLNQVKERVGNFNNLIKRVARATWRLKPKMLKTIYLRATERIILYAASVWYRNTNRINEKLNSIQRSSLILITKAYATTSTEALQILAKVEPIHLKVINDICVKRLRWQWRLEDFDSDIRAVLQAARPDCPPSRLHPSTFPSVPYGKSLPTNTGLEIFTDGSRMEVANPNTKDKEDRTGSGMIAKLDGETIEVASIRLTNNSSVYVAELVAIKKAISIKRQWLSDMDYPRVTIYSDSLSSLQALNNPKPISKLVEEIKLLWHDNIDCNWVKAHAGIQDNEEADRAAKEATSDCNISIEVPSSNAQIKTVVKSHNMSGWKREWQSSGKGRQTFKFFKDPKLNRLQANFYFNQFLTGHGVFGEHQSRLFNKNIQCNYCGEQQTIDHIIFSCSQFRTLRDNDFTNSYQHQCFVNLACRKIIISIIKQILEDVLGDRQ from the coding sequence ATGAGCAATAATCATACATATTCAATTAAACAGGTCCAAACTCTTAAATACCTGGGTATTTTACTTGACCAAGCCTTGACGTGGATACCTCATCTTAACCAGGTCAAGGAGAGAGTAGGAAACTTTAACAATCTTATTAAAAGGGTGGCCAGGGCGACCTGGAGACTTAAGCCAAAAATGCTTAAAACCATCTACCTGCGGGCCACAGAACGCATTATTTTATATGCCGCCAGTGTCTGGTATCGTAATACTAATCGgatcaatgaaaaattaaattccatcCAAAGGTCCTCGCTAATACTCATAACTAAAGCTTATGCAACTACCAGCACAGAGGCCCTCCAGATACTGGCGAAGGTGGAGCCTATTCACCTTAAAgtaattaatgatatttgtgTCAAACGACTTAGGTGGCAGTGGCGACTGGAAGACTTTGACTCGGATATTAGGGCTGTTTTACAGGCTGCACGTCCTGACTGTCCTCCATCTAGGCTTCACCCATCCACATTTCCTTCTGTTCCCTACGGTAAGTCTCTACCAACCAATACGGgacttgaaatttttactgatgGTTCGAGGATGGAGGTTGCCAACCCCAATACTAAGGATAAGGAAGATAGAACAGGCTCTGGCATGATTGCGAAACTGGATGGTGAGACTATTGAGGTGGCCTCCATCAGACTCACCAATAACTCTAGCGTTTATGTTGCAGAGCTCGTGGCAATTAAAAAGGCTATTTCAATTAAAAGGCAATGGCTTTCTGACATGGATTATCCCAGGGTAACCATCTACTCCGATTCGCTGTCCTCGCTGCAAGCACTAAACAATCCAAAGCCCATTTCAAAACTTGTGGAAGAGATAAAACTTCTTTGGCATGACAATATTGATTGCAATTGGGTCAAAGCCCATGCGGGCATTCAAGACAACGAGGAGGCGGATCGGGCAGCAAAAGAAGCCACGAGTGACTGCAACATCTCAATTGAAGTCCCCAGTTCCAATGCCCAAATTAAAACCGTGGTCAAATCACACAATATGAGTGGCTGGAAGCGGGAGTGGCAGAGTTCTGGGAAGGGCAggcaaacttttaaattcttcaagGATCCAAAACTAAACAGACTGcaggcaaatttttattttaaccaatttttaaccGGTCATGGAGTGTTCGGAGAACATCAAAGtagactttttaataaaaacattcaatgcAATTACTGTGGGGAACAACAGACAATCgatcatataatttttagttgttCCCAATTCCGGACACTTCGTGACAATGACTTTACCAATTCTTATCAACACCAATGTTTTGTCAATTTGGCCTGCAGAAAAATTATCATctctattattaaacaaatactgGAAGATGTACTCGGAGACAGGCAATAA